GCAACTTGGTTTCCGCCGGCTTCGATCATGACCACTTCATCGTTTCTCGAGACAAGCACGAGATCTAGATCGGAGAACTTCTTCTCTTCTTCTGTTGGGTTTGAAAAGTAATCGTTATCTTTTTGGCCAACACGGATTGCACCTATTGGACCGTTCCAAGGAATGTCAGAGATTGAAAGTGCTGCGGAGGCCGCAATTAGAGAAAGAACGTCGGGGTCGTTTTCTTGGTCAATTGAAAGGACGGTAACTATCACCTGAACTTCTTGATTATAGTCATTGGGGAAAAGCGGTCTTATTGATCTGTCGATAAGGCGGGAAGTCAAAATTGCTTCTTCAGAAGGTCTGCCTTCGCGCTTGATGAAGCGTGAACTGTGAATCTTTCCACCCGCGTAGAGTTTTTCTTCGTAATCAACGGCCAGAGGGAAATATCCGAGATCGACGGAGGATTTTTGAGAAACAGCGGTTGCCAAAACGACGGTGTCGCCGTATTGAGCGAGAACTGAACCATTGGCGTGGCCTGCCAGCTCTCCAGTTTCGAGAACGAGTTTTTTGCCTGCTAATTCTAATTCTTTACGTACAACTTTTGCCATTTACTAAAAGGAATGAAACAAGAAGAGGGGAGTTAGAAATCGGATACTGAGAATCAATTTATTGATTCGAAGTACTCAACTTCCAACAGCCCTATTTCTTTTAATTCCAAGGTAATTATATCTTATAGTCACTTATTTTGCAAGGGTTGAGGGCTGTGTGAGTTGGGGAAGATGAATGGCCATCATAAATTTTGCAATTGCGAAATTTATGATGTTTTTAGGGTTTGTGTTAAAAACTTGTACAACCCGGTTTGTATTAGGTAGACAAGCTGACTGATCAAGGTCTTTCCTTGATTCCTAGAAGGGTGGGATCCTTACGTTTAAGGTCTCACCTTAACAAGGATGAGACCTTTTCAAAAACAAGTGCCAAGGATCAGTATTAAGGGGGAGCAAGGATATTTCCTTTTTACTTGGATAATCCCAATTTACCAATAATATCTTTATATCTGTCTGGGGCTTTGCGGGTTAAGTAATGAAGGAGTCGTCTGCGTTTGTTGATCATGGAAAGCAAGCCTCGCCTTGAGTGGTCGTCGTGGCCGTGAGATTTAAGGTGGTCACTGACGTTTTGTATACGCTGGGTTAAAAGCGCGACTTGAACCTCTGGAGAGCCTGTGTCTCCTGCATGAGTTGCAAATTTGTCTATTACTGATTTTTTTGCAGTTGCCGATGCCATATTGGATTGTAAGTATATCTTATGAGCCTGAAATGGTCAAACTTATTCTTTGTTTTCGCCGAAAGATTTTGAACCTCGGTAGATCTTTGGGGGCTTAAGCCATTCGTTGGGATCCCTCGAGCCTTGAGGCTCCCCTTCTACTTCTTCTATAGATTTATTGCTGCCTGTTGTCGGGTACTGCATCGTGTTTTGCGGCCTGGGAAACTGAGGTGGGCGCTGGAATCTGGGGTCTGGTTGTAGTCTGGGCTGCTGTGGAATTTGATGCTGTTGTCTTTGCTCTGTCCGGATTTGCCTTTCCGGAATTTGAGGTTTTGCAGCAGTTTGTGCAAGGCTGGCTTTACCCGCGCCAAATTTAATTAGCCACGAAGCCGCGTCGAATGTGAGTGGAGAAGCGAGGTTGGGTGAGAAATTGTTGGTAGAGTCTTGAATGCCGGAGTAAAAATTAAAGGCTATATCTTCGTCTACGGGGAGGGAGAGTTCCTGGGCCATTTTTGCGGTCACTTCGCTAACGCCCGAGGAAACTGGACTGACAAAATCAACTTGAGCAAATTTTTGGCTCACTTCTTTATTGCTGACATTAATTATTGTGGCTTCTGAGTCAATTTGTTGTTCACGAGTAACTTTTTCTCTCAACTCTTGAGAGCTGTTAAAGCCTATCGCGAAGACTAAATCAGCAGGAGAACTAGTGTATTCAAGGGAAACTTGCTCTTCGGTTATGGGTTTTGATCCGGGAAGTGGGTGAACTACGATTTTGAGCCTGGTTCCCTCGAGGGAGTAAGAAACTCGCTCTACAGTGTCAACAGCATCCTCTACTACGATCACAGGCGTTTTTGTGCTTCCTTTTTTGCCTACTTTGTCGACTCCATAGAGTCGTTGAGCATCGCCTACCGAGGGGTCTTTAGCCGCAATTTGGGCTTTTTTGCCGAGTTTAGCAAGAGAAAGATAAAGTCCGAGTCCGGCCGCAAGGCCGTCAAACCCAAGATTAGGGGAAACGGCGATTAAAATATTTTGGGCTTCGGTTATGTCTTCCAGTACTTTATTTTTCAGGTTCGGATCCATGCTATTTTGTACTATGGGCCGAAAGATTCTAATGTATCACCCTCTTGAAAGTCAAGTTCGCCTGAAAATGCGATTCCACATTCCTGGCCGGCAAGAACAGAAGGGAAATCTTTTTTGAACTTTTTAATAGTTGCGATTTTTGCCGTTGCTACCTGATTTTCGTTTCGCATTAGAGCGACTTGGTCACCGACGGTGAACTTCCCTTTTGTGACTTTTGTGCCGGCGATTTTCTTACCTTCGATTACAAAACTCGCAATTATTGTTCCCCTGCCTACTACTTTAGACTGAACTTTGGCCTGTTCGAACCCTTCGGCTACGCCCTCCATATCTTCCAAAAGCTTATATATGACATCGTAGCTTTTAATTAAAACGCCGTCCCGTTCAGCTTTAGAAATTACAGAACTTGGAGTTTTAATATTAAAAGTAATTATCGGCGCGCCTGCAGTTTTAGCAAAATCAATATCTTTTTCGCTTACGTCTCCGGTCGCGGACGAAAGAACAAGGATGGTTTTGGGGAGATTTTCTAAAATTGCTTCCAAGCTTCCCCTAACGTCAGCTTTAATAATCAGTTTAAATTTGCTCTTTGCATCTTGGGCTTTGGCGATTATGTCAGCAAATGAAACTGGAGATAATTCTTCTTGAATTGCAGCTACGATTTGGTCTTTTACAATACTGCCGACTTCGAGAGTCTTTTTAAAGCCGAGTATCTCGACGGGGTCGCCGGGAAGTGCCTCTTTTAGATTTTTGCCTCCGTCATCAACAAGCGCTTTGACGGTAATTGTGTCAGAATCAACAATAATTTTTTGCCCAATTTTTAGCGTGCCGCGGTTTACAATCACAGTTACAATTGGTCCCCTTCTTTTATCCATGAATGACTCAACGACGAAGGCTTCAAGAGGCTCTGATGGCAGGAATGGCTGCGGGTTAAGATCCCAAACCAAAAGGATAAGTTCGAGAAGTTCGTTAATGCCTTGAGCTTTTGGGGCTGCGACTTCGACGACCGGAACGTCTCCACCGTAACCCTCTACTGTTACTTCTTGTGTTTGCAGTTCTTTTTTGGCTTTTTCTACATTAACGTTTGGGAGG
This DNA window, taken from Candidatus Curtissbacteria bacterium, encodes the following:
- the rpsO gene encoding 30S ribosomal protein S15, encoding MASATAKKSVIDKFATHAGDTGSPEVQVALLTQRIQNVSDHLKSHGHDDHSRRGLLSMINKRRRLLHYLTRKAPDRYKDIIGKLGLSK
- the infB gene encoding translation initiation factor IF-2 — protein: MQKDNTSLTRPPIVTIMGHVDHGKTTLLDAIRKTNVVAREHGGITQHIGAYKIEFEGKPITFIDTPGHAAFEKMRSRGALAADIVVLTVAANDGVKPQTVEAIKHIKSADKPIIVAITKVDLPNVNVEKAKKELQTQEVTVEGYGGDVPVVEVAAPKAQGINELLELILLVWDLNPQPFLPSEPLEAFVVESFMDKRRGPIVTVIVNRGTLKIGQKIIVDSDTITVKALVDDGGKNLKEALPGDPVEILGFKKTLEVGSIVKDQIVAAIQEELSPVSFADIIAKAQDAKSKFKLIIKADVRGSLEAILENLPKTILVLSSATGDVSEKDIDFAKTAGAPIITFNIKTPSSVISKAERDGVLIKSYDVIYKLLEDMEGVAEGFEQAKVQSKVVGRGTIIASFVIEGKKIAGTKVTKGKFTVGDQVALMRNENQVATAKIATIKKFKKDFPSVLAGQECGIAFSGELDFQEGDTLESFGP